In a genomic window of Procambarus clarkii isolate CNS0578487 chromosome 10, FALCON_Pclarkii_2.0, whole genome shotgun sequence:
- the LOC123745779 gene encoding uncharacterized protein yields MTAVTLAIYEMSETKEEALCNNAQNHRQQLLNHQQELERDLEAGSCADEDDEEEENTDEGGEGEEGEGVEEGGTPDSKPKTIIPPLYNVEPGCTALGCYSAIATFIVMTIGIVALLMYSSPPNVTAENLVFDGDQMTTLPAFTTQPDSSPQ; encoded by the exons ATGACAGCTGTCACCCTTGCAATATACGAG ATGAGTGAAACGAAGGAAGAGGCGCTGTGCAACAACGCCCAAAACCACCGGCAGCAGCTCCTGAACCACCAACAGGAGCTAGAGCGCGACCTGGAGGCGGGGTCCTGCGCTGACGAGGATGACGAAGAGGAGGAGAACACCGACGAGGgcggagagggggaagagggtgaAGGAGTTGAGGAAGGGGGCACCCCGGACAGCAAACCCAAGACCATCATCCCTCCCCTGTATAACGTGGAGCCCGGGTGTACGGCCCTCGGCTGCTACTCCGCCATCGCCACCTTCATCGTCATGACTATCGGCATCGTAGCGCTGCTCATGTACTCCTCTCCGCCTAATGTTACAGCCGAAAACCTGGTTTTCGACGGTGATCAGATGACCACCTTGCCCGCCTTCACCACACAGCCGGACTCGAGCCCGCAATAA